The Miltoncostaea marina DNA window CCTGGGCCGCCGCCCTCGAGCGGGGGGCGCCGGACGAGCTGGTCGTGAAGCCGGTCGAGGGCGCGCTCGCGACCGGCGTGCGCGTGCTGCGCCGCGACGCCGGCGGGGTGGCCGGCCGGGACGGCCGGCGCCGGACGTGGGCCGGGCTCGCCGCCGAGCTCGCGGCCGAGCCGGCCGGGGGCTTCCTCGTGCAGCCGCGGCTGCGGCCGGAGCCCGGGCTGCGCCGCCTGAGCGGCAGCGACGCGCTGCAGTGCCTGCGGGTCGTCACGCTGCTCGGCGACGACGGGCGGGCCCGGGTGCTCTACACCGCCCTGCGGATCGCCGTCGGCGCCGCGGAGGTCGACTCGTTCCGCGCCCGCTGGGCCGGGACGACCGGCAACCTGCTGGCGCGGGTCGAGGAGGACGGGCGCCTGGCGACCCCGATCGGCGCGGCGCCGGGCGGGTTCGGGCTCGTCCGCGTCGCCCGGCACCCCGACACGGGCGCGCAGCTCGCGGGCGCGCCGGTCCCACAGGCGCGCGAGGCGCTCGCCCTCGCGCTGCGGGCCGCGGAGGCGTTCGCGCCCGTGCGCACCGTCGGCTGGGACGTGGCGCCCACGGCCGACGGCCCGGTGGTCGTCGAGGGCAACCCCTGGTGGGGCGCGACCGCGGACCCGGACGGCGCGCTGCTGCCGGTGCGCGCCGCGCTCCTCGAGGCGGTCAGCGGACCAGCAGCCAGACCGCCACGGCGACGCCGATCGCGATGACCGCGATGCGCAGGATGTGGTCTGGGAGCAGCCGGGCGACGCGCGCGCCCGCGTAGCCGCCCACCAGGGTGGCGGGCGCGAGCGTCGCCACCGCCGCCCAGTCGACCGGCGCGACGAGCATCAGGGCGGGCGCGCCGATCGCGTTGGCGGCCAGGATGAGCGCCCGGTTGAGCGCGTTGAGCCGCCCGAGCCGGTCGACGATGCCGAGCGCCAGCACGGCCAGGATCAGCACGCCCGCCGCCGCGCCGAAGTAGGTGGAGTAGGCCGCGCCCAGGAAGACGGCCGCCAGCAGGGCGGGGGAGGGCGCGGTGCGCGGCTCGGTGGACTCGGCGAGCCGCCGGCGCAGCCGCGGCTGGACCGCCAGCAGCGCGCAGGCCAGCAGCACGAGCCACGGCACCACGGCCTCGAAGGCGTCCTCGCCGCCCAGGGCCAGCGCGGCGACGCCGGCGCCCGCGCCGGCCGCCGTGACCGGCAGCAGCGCGCGCAGCCGGGGGCCCTGCCCGGCGAGGTCGCCCCAGTAGCCGCCGACGATGGAGACGTACCCCGGCAGCTGGGCGATCGTGTTGGTCACGTTCGCCGTCAGGGGCGACATGCCGGTCGCGATGAGGACGGGGAACGACAGGAGTGACCCGCCGCCCGCGATGGCGTTCACCCCGCCGGCGAGGATGCCCACGCCGACGAGGAGCAGGACGTCAGCCGTCACCCAGCACGAGCGGCCAGACGATCAGGACGACCACCAGCAGCACCACGAGCCCGATGACCAGGGCCGCCCGGCGCGCGGCCGCGACGGTCTGGCGGCCGCCGTGGGCCGCGCGGTCCTCCCGCAGGTGCAGGACCACGTCGCGCGCCACCTTCGCGACCACGCCGGCGACGACGACGGCGAAGCCGATCAGGATGACCCATGCGGTCACGTCCGTACGGGCGGCGCTGGGGCGCCGGCCAGGCGCTCGGCCACGGCCAGCGCCAGGCGCACGCCGAACCCGGTCCCCCCGGCCGAGGTCATCGCCGTGCCGGCCACGTCGAGGTGGCACCAGGGCAGGCCCTCGGTGAACTCGCGCAGGAACTGGGCGGCGTAGACCGGGCCGGCCTGGCGCTTGTTCGAGGAGTTGGTGAGGTCGGCCACCGTGCTCTCGATGAGCGGCGCGTACCGCTCGTGCATCGGCATGGGCCACGCCAGGTCGCCCGACGCCTCGCCGGCGGCCCGGACCGTGGCGGTCCACTCCTCGTCCGAGCCGAACAGGCCGGCGTAGACCTCGCCCAGCGCCACGACGATCGCGCCCGTCAGGGTGGCGAAGTCGATCATGCGGGTCGCGCCCTGGCGGGCGGCGTAGGTCAGGGCGTCCGCCAGGATCAGGCGGCCCTCGGCGTCGGTGTTGATCACCTCGACGGTGCGGCCGTTCATGGCCGTCACCACGTCGCCCGGCTTGACCGCCCGTCCGCTCGGCAGGTTCTCGGTGGAGGGCACCACGGCGAGCACCTCCACGGGCAGCCCGAGCGCGGCGATGAGGGCGGTGCCCTCGATCACGGCCGCGCCGCCCCCCATGTCCATCTTCATCTCCTCCATCCCGTTGGAGGGCTTGATGGAGATGCCGCCGCTGTCGAAGGTGACCGCCTTGCCGACCAGGCCGAGCACCTCGCCCGGCCGGGCCGTCTCCGGGCGGTAGCGCAGCACGATCATGCGCGGCGGCTCGTCGGAGCCCTGGGCCACCGCCAGCAGCGCGCCGGCGCCGAGCTTCTCCAGCTCCTTGCGGCCGAGCACCGTGCACTCGAGCCCGGGCGTCTGCGCCGCCAGGCGCTCGGCGTGGGCGGCGAGCATGGTGGGGGTGAGGTGGTTGCCCGGCGTGTTGACCAGGTCTCGGGCGCCGTTGACGGCCGCCACGACCCGGTCCGCCCGCTCCACGTCCGCGGTGCGCACCGCCGGGTGGTGGACCATCAGCCGCGACGGCGGCGCGGGCTCGTCGTCGCCCGACTTGAAGCGGCGGAAGCGGTAGAGGCCGGTGCCCAGGCCCTCCACGAAGGCCGCGGCCTCCGCGGGGCCCGACCCGGGCGGCGGCACCAGCGCGACCCGCTTCGCCGGCGCGCGCTCGGTGGCCGACGCCACCGCGCGCCCGGCCGCGCGCCAGTCGTCGGCCGAGCCCTCGCCCACGCCCACCACCGCCACGCG harbors:
- a CDS encoding sugar-transfer associated ATP-grasp domain-containing protein, which codes for MTALAPPRTLRRAARAPRRISSGLGRSARWIGGAARAHDASVARVALRAARLRARGWRLGDMALLGLLDPVGGADAERWALRRREFLRLQEALNPSDAVRMLEDKAWFAARCERLGLPAAPVALVLERVPGDAGTADAWAAALERGAPDELVVKPVEGALATGVRVLRRDAGGVAGRDGRRRTWAGLAAELAAEPAGGFLVQPRLRPEPGLRRLSGSDALQCLRVVTLLGDDGRARVLYTALRIAVGAAEVDSFRARWAGTTGNLLARVEEDGRLATPIGAAPGGFGLVRVARHPDTGAQLAGAPVPQAREALALALRAAEAFAPVRTVGWDVAPTADGPVVVEGNPWWGATADPDGALLPVRAALLEAVSGPAARPPRRRRSR
- a CDS encoding sulfite exporter TauE/SafE family protein, which translates into the protein MTADVLLLVGVGILAGGVNAIAGGGSLLSFPVLIATGMSPLTANVTNTIAQLPGYVSIVGGYWGDLAGQGPRLRALLPVTAAGAGAGVAALALGGEDAFEAVVPWLVLLACALLAVQPRLRRRLAESTEPRTAPSPALLAAVFLGAAYSTYFGAAAGVLILAVLALGIVDRLGRLNALNRALILAANAIGAPALMLVAPVDWAAVATLAPATLVGGYAGARVARLLPDHILRIAVIAIGVAVAVWLLVR
- a CDS encoding leucyl aminopeptidase; translated protein: MRSSVRNATDLATVKGELLVVCVPAEPSPLAGPAAEADAALDGAIARSVADGEVKGEPGSLTVFHAGPALRAPRVAVVGVGEGSADDWRAAGRAVASATERAPAKRVALVPPPGSGPAEAAAFVEGLGTGLYRFRRFKSGDDEPAPPSRLMVHHPAVRTADVERADRVVAAVNGARDLVNTPGNHLTPTMLAAHAERLAAQTPGLECTVLGRKELEKLGAGALLAVAQGSDEPPRMIVLRYRPETARPGEVLGLVGKAVTFDSGGISIKPSNGMEEMKMDMGGGAAVIEGTALIAALGLPVEVLAVVPSTENLPSGRAVKPGDVVTAMNGRTVEVINTDAEGRLILADALTYAARQGATRMIDFATLTGAIVVALGEVYAGLFGSDEEWTATVRAAGEASGDLAWPMPMHERYAPLIESTVADLTNSSNKRQAGPVYAAQFLREFTEGLPWCHLDVAGTAMTSAGGTGFGVRLALAVAERLAGAPAPPVRT